One Prunus dulcis chromosome 8, ALMONDv2, whole genome shotgun sequence DNA window includes the following coding sequences:
- the LOC117637079 gene encoding glucose-1-phosphate adenylyltransferase large subunit 1-like encodes MDSCCVTLKPNTHLRKPSGLCNGDAGFWGERVRGSLNNNLWDNQLTKALRAEKRAKKVKSGVVLSVLTSSNTEAVAVQMPPIYRRRVDPKTVASIILGGGAGTQLFPLTIRSATPAVPVGGCYRLIDIPMSNCINSNINKIFVLTQFNSASLNRHIARTYFGNGINFGEGFVEVLAATQTPGEAGMNWFQGTADAVRQFIWVFEDAKNRDVENVLILCGDHLYRMDYTDFVQSHVDRNADITISCAAVGDSRASDYGLVKIDSRGKVIQFTEKPRGADLKAMQTDTTLLGLSPQDAMKSPYVASMGVYVFKTEILLNLLRWRYPTSNDFGSEIIPAAVREHKVQAYMFRDYWEDIGTIKSFYDANLALTEEFSKFQFYDPKTPIFTSPRFLPPTKIDKCRIVDAIISHGCFLRECSVQHSIVGERSRLDYGVELKDAIMMGADYYQTETEIASLLAEGKVPVGIGRNTKIRNCIIDKNAKIGKDAVIVNKDGVREADRPEEGFYIREGITVILEKATIQDGMVI; translated from the exons ATGGATTCCTGCTGTGTGACCTTGAAACCAAACACCCATTTGAGAAAACCAAGTGGTCTTTGTAATGGTGATGCTGGGTTTTGGGGGGAGAGGGTTAGAGGGAGCCTTAATAACAACCTTTGGGACAATCAATTGACAAAGGCTCTGAGAGCTGAGAAGAGGGCCAAGAAGGTGAAATCTGGAGTTGTTCTTTCTGTTCTTACATCAAGTAACACTGAGGCTGTG GCTGTGCAAATGCCACCTATATATAGACGGAGAGTAGACCCCAAGACTGTAGCTTCAATCATTTTAGGAGGAGGCGCAGGGACTCAGCTCTTTCCTCTTACTATAAGATCAGCAACACCTGCA GTCCCAGTTGGAGGATGCTACCGTCTTATAGACATTCCAATGAGCAATTGCATCAACAGCAATATAAACAAGATTTTTGTACTGACGCAGTTTAATTCTGCTTCTCTCAATCGTCACATTGCTCGCACCTATTTTGGAAATGGTATCAACTTTGGGGAAGGATTTGTAGAG GTTCTGGCAGCCACTCAAACGCCTGGGGAAGCAGGAATGAATTGGTTCCAAGGAACAGCAGATGCTGTGAGGCAATTTATATGGGTATTTGAG GATGCCAAAAACAGGGATGTTGAGAATGTACTGATTTTGTGTGGCGATCATCTTTACCGAATGGATTATACGGACTTTGTGCAG AGTCACGTTGATAGAAATGCTGATATTACAATTTCATGTGCCGCAGTGGGTGACAg CCGTGCGTCGGATTATGGATTGGTGAAGATAGACAGCAGAGGTAAAGTCATCCAGTTTACTGAAAAACCAAGGGGAGCTGATCTAAAAGCAATG CAAACAGATACCACGCTTCTGGGATTGTCCCCACAAGATGCCATGAAATCCCCATATGTTGCATCAATGGGTGTTTATGTATTTAAGACAGAAATTTTGCTAAATCTTCTGAGGTGGCGATATCCAACATCAAACGACTTCGGGTCTGAAATCATTCCTGCAGCAGTGAGAGAGCACAAAGTTCAA GCATATATGTTCAGAGATTACTGGGAGGACATTGGAACTATAAAGTCTTTCTATGATGCTAACTTGGCCCTCACTGAAGAG TTCTCGAAGTTTCAGTTCTATGACCCAAAGACACCTATCTTCACCTCTCCTCGATTCTTACCACCAACCAAGATTGACAAGTGCCGG ATTGTGGATGCAATAATATCACATGGATGTTTCTTGCGAGAATGTAGTGTCCAGCATTCAATTGTAGGTGAACGTTCACGATTGGATTATGGGGTTGAGCTGAAG GATGCTATAATGATGGGTGCAGACTATTACCAaactgaaactgaaattgCATCTCTGCTTGCGGAGGGGAAGGTCCCAGTTGGTATTGGAAGGAATACAAAGATTAG GAATTGTATAATTGATAAGAATGCAAAGATAGGGAAGGACGCAGTGATCGTGAACAAAGAC GGGGTTCGAGAAGCAGATAGGCCAGAAGAGGGATTTTACATTCGTGAGGGAATCACAGTTATTCTGGAGAAGGCAACAATACAAGATGGCATGGTTATATGA
- the LOC117637898 gene encoding salicylate carboxymethyltransferase-like, whose protein sequence is MEVQQVLHMNGGVGKTSYANNSLLQRAVISTVKPIVDASIEELCCTLFPECLKIADLGCSSGPNTLLVVSDIIDNIRNTFQKLNRPPPSLQAFLNDLPRNDFNTVFRSLPGFYKKLDEEPEKKLGPCFIAGMPGSFYGRLFPDNSLHFVHSSYALMWISEVPKGLVTKEGEALNKGNIYIAKTSPPAVFKQYLEQFKRDFTVFLRSRAEELVPGGSMVLTTMGSIKSDDPLCIWEFVGMKLNDMVLEGLIEEEKLDTFNMPYYAPTTKEIEEVIKAEGSFILQSLEVFKNDWDSYVKQANSGLDKKTRAAIFATDIRAVGEPILASQFGEAPMDDLFRRFEADVLDHMERENCQFINLVISLTKKR, encoded by the exons ATGGAGGTACAGCAAGTTCTACACATGAATGGAGGAGTTGGGAAAACAAGCTATGCAAACAATTCCCTACTTCAA AGAGCAGTGATTTCAACGGTGAAGCCTATAGTTGATGCAAGCATAGAGGAGCTGTGTTGCACTCTGTTCCCAGAGTGTTTGAAAATAGCGGACTTGGGATGCTCTTCAGGACCCAACACCCTTTTGGTGGTATCAGATATCATAGACAACATCCGCAACACTTTCCAAAAGCTCAACCGCCCACCTCCATCACTCCAAGCCTTCTTGAATGATCTTCCCCGAAACGATTTCAACACGGTGTTCAGGTCATTGCCAGGCTTCTATAAGAAACTTGATGAAGAACCCGAAAAGAAGCTTGGGCCATGTTTCATTGCAGGAATGCCTGGCTCTTTCTATGGCAGGCTCTTCCCCGACAATTCTCTCCACTTTGTTCACTCTTCTTATGCTCTCATGTGGATCTCTGag GTTCCAAAAGGCTTGGTGACCAAAGAAGGAGAGGCACTTAACAAGGGGAACATATATATAGCAAAGACAAGCCCTCCAGCTGTGTTTAAGCAATACTTGGAGCAATTCAAAAGGGACTTCACAGTCTTTCTGAGGTCACGTGCCGAAGAGCTCGTCCCTGGGGGCAGTATGGTCCTCACAACCATGGGCAGCATAAAGAGTGACGATCCCCTCTGCATTTGGGAATTTGTAGGAATGAAGCTCAATGACATGGTTTTAGAg GGTTTGATTGAAGAGGAAAAATTGGACACATTCAATATGCCATACTATGCACCTACAACCAAGGAGATCGAAGAGGTGATCAAGGCTGAAGGATCTTTTATTTTGCAAAGCCTTGAAGTTTTCAAAAATGATTGGGACTCTTATGTCAAGCAAGCTAACAGTGGCCTTGATAAGAAGACAAGGGCTGCAATATTTGCCACTGACATAAGGGCTGTGGGAGAGCCGATTCTGGCGAGCCAATTCGGAGAAGCACCCATGGACGATTTGTTTCGTAGGTTTGAAGCAGATGTTCTTGATCACATGGAAAGGGAAAACTGTCAGTTCATTAACCTGGTTATCTCGTTGACAAAGAAGCGTTGA